In a single window of the Bacillus mycoides genome:
- a CDS encoding DinB family protein, translating into MNTIDLLLLNLKEVRRRSIMVWKTIPSDKLDWKPDEKAMTCLEMIRHVLESEHYYHLAIENRGSLKEYNSPFENRPFLSVEDELDFAEIYHKHFLDTVRSFSNEDLNTIKIDRSNVGYIRSLGDMLMRIAYHEGVHTGQMLDYMRTMKIERPNIWD; encoded by the coding sequence TTGAACACTATTGATTTATTATTATTAAATCTAAAAGAAGTGAGAAGACGGAGTATAATGGTATGGAAAACAATTCCAAGTGATAAATTAGATTGGAAACCAGATGAAAAAGCTATGACTTGTTTAGAGATGATTCGGCATGTACTCGAATCAGAGCATTATTATCATCTGGCTATTGAAAATAGGGGAAGTCTGAAAGAGTATAATTCTCCATTTGAAAACAGACCTTTTTTATCTGTCGAAGATGAACTAGATTTTGCTGAGATATATCACAAACATTTTTTAGATACTGTTCGTTCTTTTTCTAATGAAGATCTAAATACAATTAAAATTGATCGTTCAAATGTAGGGTATATCCGTTCTTTAGGGGATATGTTAATGCGTATAGCATATCATGAGGGTGTTCATACAGGACAAATGTTAGATTATATGAGAACAATGAAAATTGAACGCCCAAATATATGGGATTAA
- a CDS encoding phospholipase D-like domain-containing protein, whose protein sequence is MLKKIGRIFRAFLFLFIGGCLVLFVWGEIDRTIAEKNGVFSQNSSQYPMRQSDITMYTDGKQLNNQLFSDIEKAKHYVHINFFSIADDKVSHQFLELLRKKSQEGVEVYYAVDRLGGILLKKKERELLVKKGVHFTYYNKPVFPYLFSSLDHRNHRRISVIDGKVGYIGGFNIGKKYLGEKEKLGYWRDYHLQIRGEGVQDLEHQFVLDWNKNSEKPIPIHNAVKEKGATSQRFTAYYSGEKLGQDYAMLFQQAKESIIILTPYFIPKDRTIWNALVDARKRGVRVKILFSPHSDALLVKEAAYPYIRKALKQGMEVYGYKNGVLHGKVFLIDEKVLMVGTVNFDSRSFHLNEEMNCYIHDPIYISRIKPVINADLQNSKQVTSSDVNQLSIKEKMKEKVAKMFEYYL, encoded by the coding sequence ATGCTGAAAAAGATAGGAAGAATTTTCCGAGCATTCCTCTTTTTATTTATCGGTGGATGTTTAGTTCTGTTTGTTTGGGGGGAAATTGACAGAACAATAGCCGAAAAAAATGGGGTATTTAGCCAGAATTCTAGTCAATACCCTATGCGTCAAAGTGATATTACTATGTATACAGATGGGAAACAGTTAAACAATCAATTATTCTCAGATATAGAGAAAGCAAAGCATTACGTGCATATTAACTTTTTTTCTATTGCTGATGATAAAGTAAGTCATCAGTTTCTAGAGCTATTGCGGAAAAAAAGTCAGGAAGGTGTAGAAGTATACTATGCAGTGGACAGGTTAGGTGGAATTTTACTAAAGAAAAAGGAAAGAGAATTATTAGTTAAAAAAGGAGTTCATTTTACATATTACAATAAACCTGTTTTCCCTTATCTTTTTTCTTCTTTGGATCATCGGAATCATCGTCGTATTTCAGTTATTGATGGAAAGGTTGGTTACATTGGCGGATTCAACATCGGAAAGAAGTATTTGGGGGAAAAAGAAAAACTTGGTTATTGGAGAGATTATCATCTTCAAATACGAGGAGAAGGAGTTCAAGATTTAGAACACCAATTTGTATTAGACTGGAATAAAAACTCAGAGAAACCGATTCCGATACACAATGCGGTAAAGGAAAAGGGAGCAACCTCGCAACGATTTACTGCATATTATAGTGGAGAAAAACTTGGGCAAGATTATGCAATGCTGTTTCAACAAGCAAAAGAATCCATCATTATATTAACACCTTATTTTATACCAAAAGACAGAACTATTTGGAACGCATTAGTAGATGCAAGAAAGAGGGGAGTCCGTGTCAAAATTCTATTCTCACCTCATTCGGATGCACTATTAGTTAAAGAAGCAGCATATCCATATATCCGAAAAGCATTAAAACAGGGGATGGAAGTATATGGTTATAAAAATGGGGTGTTACACGGTAAAGTATTTTTGATTGATGAAAAAGTATTGATGGTTGGGACCGTGAATTTTGATTCACGCTCGTTTCATTTAAATGAAGAAATGAACTGTTATATTCATGACCCTATCTATATTTCGAGAATAAAACCAGTGATTAATGCAGACTTACAAAATTCAAAGCAAGTAACATCCTCTGACGTCAATCAATTATCTATAAAAGAAAAAATGAAAGAAAAGGTTGCAAAAATGTTTGAGTATTATTTGTAA
- a CDS encoding DUF1657 domain-containing protein, which produces MTVSTKLKQTIAGLKSAQACLEGFVLDTDNKQAKQLYKGAAQQTQEIIESLNPRLQQIEHEEPQYK; this is translated from the coding sequence ATGACAGTAAGTACTAAACTTAAACAAACTATCGCTGGATTAAAGAGTGCTCAAGCATGCCTAGAAGGATTTGTTCTTGATACTGATAACAAGCAAGCAAAACAATTATATAAAGGTGCAGCACAACAAACTCAAGAAATTATTGAATCTTTAAATCCTCGTCTTCAACAAATTGAACATGAAGAGCCTCAGTACAAGTAA
- a CDS encoding glycine zipper domain-containing protein, translating into MADKNERNRVDNDTGEAVGTGVGAVAGAALGSVLGPLGTVAGAVAGGAMGNKVGEGADEANDSVANRED; encoded by the coding sequence GTGGCTGATAAAAACGAACGTAACCGTGTTGATAATGATACTGGCGAAGCGGTAGGAACTGGTGTCGGTGCTGTCGCTGGAGCTGCTTTGGGTTCTGTTCTTGGTCCACTTGGTACCGTTGCAGGAGCTGTTGCAGGAGGAGCGATGGGTAACAAAGTCGGCGAAGGTGCCGATGAGGCTAATGACAGTGTTGCGAACCGAGAAGATTAG
- a CDS encoding alpha/beta fold hydrolase, protein MKRDDNRIGHFTSEKGKEDFQIAYDESMALLPKPNDTKDIKTKYGTIRAYYFTKEENKHKEPILLLPGRGASTPMWVPNLEGLREKRPVYTIDLLGEPGMSVQTKVIENQKQQAEWLNEVIEELSLEKVHIVGVSIGGWTTMNLARYNSEHIATASLLDPVFVFAQMPIKMILASIPAAVPIVPKFIRQKMLSYVSGGAETNDDEPIAKLIESGMRNYKLKTPAPDLFSKEDLKNINVPVLALMAEKSTMHNSVKAVETGKKYVKDIDIVNWKNASHAINGEFSNEVNARILDFIEKHSNDN, encoded by the coding sequence GTGAAGAGAGATGATAATAGGATTGGTCACTTTACATCTGAAAAAGGAAAGGAAGACTTTCAAATTGCCTACGATGAATCAATGGCACTTCTTCCAAAACCTAACGATACGAAAGATATAAAAACTAAATATGGCACAATTCGTGCTTATTACTTTACTAAAGAGGAAAACAAACATAAGGAGCCAATACTCTTACTCCCTGGACGTGGTGCATCTACTCCAATGTGGGTACCCAATTTAGAAGGGCTAAGGGAGAAAAGGCCTGTTTACACGATAGATTTACTCGGTGAACCTGGAATGAGTGTGCAAACGAAGGTGATTGAAAACCAAAAACAACAAGCAGAATGGTTAAATGAAGTAATTGAAGAATTAAGTTTAGAAAAAGTGCATATCGTGGGTGTCTCCATTGGAGGTTGGACAACAATGAATTTGGCCAGATATAATTCAGAGCATATTGCTACGGCTAGTTTATTGGACCCAGTCTTTGTATTTGCGCAAATGCCCATAAAGATGATTCTTGCATCTATTCCAGCTGCCGTCCCTATTGTACCTAAGTTTATAAGACAAAAGATGTTAAGCTATGTATCTGGAGGAGCAGAAACAAATGACGATGAGCCTATCGCTAAGTTAATCGAGTCGGGTATGCGTAACTATAAACTTAAAACACCAGCACCTGATCTATTTAGTAAAGAAGACTTGAAAAATATCAATGTTCCAGTGCTTGCATTAATGGCTGAAAAAAGTACAATGCACAATTCTGTAAAAGCAGTTGAAACTGGGAAAAAATACGTTAAAGATATAGATATAGTTAACTGGAAAAATGCATCTCACGCAATCAATGGTGAGTTCTCTAACGAAGTTAATGCCAGAATCCTTGATTTTATAGAAAAACATTCTAATGATAACTAA